One Vicia villosa cultivar HV-30 ecotype Madison, WI unplaced genomic scaffold, Vvil1.0 ctg.005607F_1_1, whole genome shotgun sequence genomic region harbors:
- the LOC131642689 gene encoding uncharacterized protein LOC131642689 isoform X2, translated as MASPFGWYGPLIDLCNASHHIAEFVQLLVFVHRCFPVQYKSSKSGKDLTRMDIQVGDDTTPFFGVSLWQSQMGSMVSAGDVVLLQNFMITKFGGVVEAKTVQWSSLFCLVHPFHSLISKDVEEMIAGCRIGTTATKEKLSRVIKWVRQSRTTVCDVKLQFNQKIEYLPRNWTVLEEREAKDCCSLMEVSQLTTSCKTIVLASICEIVPLRNAKTSGDTVNEKIFLSRRVCKAQNNNLVEDLLCTGCQLCGSPLGSESEQNDFPLVCSKSSSRLHVVCSIYRPFMLYVWDESYFMPVLVKNKAAEILFGNMKAENVYSSYREQKLNQNGLKNISKEKDADERLSNNPRLSREGLPSARSLEESKSLQSEEKHLRIKPFNFYHVWLIFLKLFLKQGKNSPLKFEILVDPNIDVENGKFEMVSATLPCFSTK; from the exons ATGGCTTCACCATTTGGATGGTACGGTCCTCTCATAGACCTCTGCAACGCCTCTCACCACATAGCCGAATTCGTTCAACTTCTCGTCTTCGTTCACCGCTGCTTCCCCGTTCAG TACAAATCGTCCAAATCTGGAAAAGACCTAACGCGAATGGACATTCAAGTCGGCGACGATACGACGCCGTTTTTTGGAGTTTCTCTTTGGCAGAGTCAAATGGGGTCAATGGTTTCGGCTGGAGATGTCGTTTTATTACAGA ATTTCATGATTACTAAATTCGGGGGTGTGGTTGAAGCTAAAACTGTTCAGTGGTCTTCTCTCTTTTGCTTGGTTCATCCTTTCCATTCACTTATTTCAAAGG ATGTTGAAGAGATGATAGCAGGTTGTCGCATTGGGACGACAGCAACGAAGGAGAAGTTAAGTAGGGTAATAAAGTGGGTTCGGCAGTCTCGGACCACTGTCTGCGACGTCAAGTTGCAGTTTAATCAA AAAATAGAGTACCTGCCTAGAAACTGGACAGTTCTTGAAGAGAGAGAGGCTAAGGATTGCTGTTCACTTATGGAAGTCTCTCAGCTAACAACATCCTGCAAGACTATTGTCCTCGCATCGATTTGTGAAATTGTTCCATTACGTAACGCCAAGACTTCAGGTGATACTGTGAATGAGAAGATTTTCCTTAGTAGGAGAGTTTGCAAAGCTCAGAATAATAACTTGGTGGAAGATCTCTTATGCACTGGCTGCCAGCTATGCGGTTCACCCTTAGGTTCAGA ATCTGAGCAAAATGATTTTCCACTAGTTTGTTCGAAAAGTTCAAGCCGCCTTCATGTAGTATGCTCGATATATAGGCCTTTCATg CTATATGTATGGGATGAATCATACTTCATGCCAGTTCTTGTCAAGAACAAGGCTGCAGAAATCTTATTTGGAAACATGAAGGCTGAAAATGTATATTCGAGTTATAGAGAGCAAAAGCTTAACCAGAATGGTCTGAAAAATATTTCCAAGGAGAAAGATGCTGATGAAAGACTTTCTAATAACCCGAGACTTTCTCGAGAAGGACTTCCCAGTGCTAGGTCATTAGAGGAGAGTAAGAGCTTGCAATCGGAGGAAAAGCATCTACGTATTAAACCATTCAACTTTTATCATGTCTGgttaatttttctaaaattatttcTGAAACAAGGAAAGAACAGTCCTCTAAAATTTGAGATCCTTGTTGATCCCAACATAGATGTTGAAAATGGAAAATTTGAAATGGTTTCTGCAACATTGCCCTGTTTTAGCACCAAGTGA
- the LOC131642689 gene encoding uncharacterized protein LOC131642689 isoform X1, whose translation MVRSSHRPLQRLSPHSRIRSTSRLRSPLLPRSGFFLTLSLPHIPPFLIIIITNSQYKSSKSGKDLTRMDIQVGDDTTPFFGVSLWQSQMGSMVSAGDVVLLQNFMITKFGGVVEAKTVQWSSLFCLVHPFHSLISKDVEEMIAGCRIGTTATKEKLSRVIKWVRQSRTTVCDVKLQFNQKIEYLPRNWTVLEEREAKDCCSLMEVSQLTTSCKTIVLASICEIVPLRNAKTSGDTVNEKIFLSRRVCKAQNNNLVEDLLCTGCQLCGSPLGSESEQNDFPLVCSKSSSRLHVVCSIYRPFMLYVWDESYFMPVLVKNKAAEILFGNMKAENVYSSYREQKLNQNGLKNISKEKDADERLSNNPRLSREGLPSARSLEESKSLQSEEKHLRIKPFNFYHVWLIFLKLFLKQGKNSPLKFEILVDPNIDVENGKFEMVSATLPCFSTK comes from the exons ATGGTACGGTCCTCTCATAGACCTCTGCAACGCCTCTCACCACATAGCCGAATTCGTTCAACTTCTCGTCTTCGTTCACCGCTGCTTCCCCGTTCAGGTTTCTTCCTTACTCTTTCCCTTCCTCACATTCCTCCGTTTCTGATTATCATTATCACTAATTCACAGTACAAATCGTCCAAATCTGGAAAAGACCTAACGCGAATGGACATTCAAGTCGGCGACGATACGACGCCGTTTTTTGGAGTTTCTCTTTGGCAGAGTCAAATGGGGTCAATGGTTTCGGCTGGAGATGTCGTTTTATTACAGA ATTTCATGATTACTAAATTCGGGGGTGTGGTTGAAGCTAAAACTGTTCAGTGGTCTTCTCTCTTTTGCTTGGTTCATCCTTTCCATTCACTTATTTCAAAGG ATGTTGAAGAGATGATAGCAGGTTGTCGCATTGGGACGACAGCAACGAAGGAGAAGTTAAGTAGGGTAATAAAGTGGGTTCGGCAGTCTCGGACCACTGTCTGCGACGTCAAGTTGCAGTTTAATCAA AAAATAGAGTACCTGCCTAGAAACTGGACAGTTCTTGAAGAGAGAGAGGCTAAGGATTGCTGTTCACTTATGGAAGTCTCTCAGCTAACAACATCCTGCAAGACTATTGTCCTCGCATCGATTTGTGAAATTGTTCCATTACGTAACGCCAAGACTTCAGGTGATACTGTGAATGAGAAGATTTTCCTTAGTAGGAGAGTTTGCAAAGCTCAGAATAATAACTTGGTGGAAGATCTCTTATGCACTGGCTGCCAGCTATGCGGTTCACCCTTAGGTTCAGA ATCTGAGCAAAATGATTTTCCACTAGTTTGTTCGAAAAGTTCAAGCCGCCTTCATGTAGTATGCTCGATATATAGGCCTTTCATg CTATATGTATGGGATGAATCATACTTCATGCCAGTTCTTGTCAAGAACAAGGCTGCAGAAATCTTATTTGGAAACATGAAGGCTGAAAATGTATATTCGAGTTATAGAGAGCAAAAGCTTAACCAGAATGGTCTGAAAAATATTTCCAAGGAGAAAGATGCTGATGAAAGACTTTCTAATAACCCGAGACTTTCTCGAGAAGGACTTCCCAGTGCTAGGTCATTAGAGGAGAGTAAGAGCTTGCAATCGGAGGAAAAGCATCTACGTATTAAACCATTCAACTTTTATCATGTCTGgttaatttttctaaaattatttcTGAAACAAGGAAAGAACAGTCCTCTAAAATTTGAGATCCTTGTTGATCCCAACATAGATGTTGAAAATGGAAAATTTGAAATGGTTTCTGCAACATTGCCCTGTTTTAGCACCAAGTGA